A stretch of the Streptomyces venezuelae genome encodes the following:
- a CDS encoding peptidoglycan-binding protein has translation MQMPVFEEYEPTGDCACRGCVQRRRAMGGPRAIPLRDGGHPGAHGARRALVLMTAAGVVLGGGGTTATADPPPGAGAVGTGAGRAGEPRTDDSGAEEPDTPQGTQGPLHGPRGIPARPPAKPGQRPAIKRINRASIINRAKLWLDAQVPYSMSTYWSDGYRQDCSGYVSMVWNLGTNEWTGSLDKFATKITKDELLPGDMLLFHNPADPNKGSHVVIFGGWVDETKSHYVAYEQTRPATRKLATPYGYWKNADKYLPYRFNGVVGGILPDDSNPGGPTATPVGGTAFPGAAKFGPGADNEHVLRLGRMLIDRGATRFYPKGPATRWSDADRLATQAFQQAQGWTGADADGVPGPDTWKLLVTGAGKDIRPTVGAGTPPTPPPPPAVTPTPSTPPTPSTPAPSTRPVKPAPAYPGGAAFRPGSTHPAIEALGRRLAHKGFGKHYRSGPGSRWTEADRRNVEAFQRAQGWRGAAADGYPGPETWRRLFA, from the coding sequence ATGCAGATGCCGGTCTTCGAGGAATACGAACCCACGGGCGACTGTGCATGCCGGGGGTGCGTCCAGCGGCGCCGCGCGATGGGCGGTCCGCGGGCCATACCGCTGCGGGACGGCGGCCACCCCGGGGCCCACGGTGCGCGGCGCGCGCTGGTCCTGATGACGGCAGCCGGGGTGGTGCTGGGCGGTGGCGGTACCACGGCGACGGCGGATCCGCCGCCTGGTGCGGGAGCGGTGGGCACGGGCGCGGGCCGGGCCGGGGAGCCCAGAACTGACGATTCCGGAGCCGAGGAGCCGGACACGCCCCAGGGCACGCAGGGGCCGCTGCACGGCCCGCGCGGCATCCCGGCGCGTCCGCCGGCCAAGCCGGGCCAGCGTCCGGCGATCAAGCGGATCAACCGGGCGTCGATCATCAACCGGGCCAAGCTGTGGCTGGACGCGCAGGTCCCGTACAGCATGTCCACGTACTGGTCGGACGGCTACCGGCAGGACTGCTCCGGCTATGTCTCGATGGTCTGGAACCTGGGGACGAATGAATGGACCGGCAGCCTGGACAAGTTCGCCACGAAGATCACCAAGGATGAGCTGCTGCCGGGGGACATGCTGCTGTTCCACAACCCGGCGGATCCCAACAAGGGCTCCCATGTGGTGATCTTCGGCGGCTGGGTCGACGAGACCAAGTCGCACTACGTGGCCTATGAGCAGACGCGCCCGGCGACGCGGAAGCTGGCGACGCCGTACGGCTACTGGAAGAACGCGGACAAATACCTCCCGTACCGTTTCAACGGGGTAGTGGGCGGGATCCTCCCGGACGACTCGAACCCGGGAGGCCCGACGGCCACGCCGGTCGGCGGGACGGCGTTCCCCGGCGCGGCGAAGTTCGGTCCGGGCGCGGACAACGAGCATGTGCTGCGGCTCGGCCGGATGCTGATCGACCGCGGCGCGACCCGCTTCTATCCCAAGGGGCCCGCCACCCGCTGGTCCGACGCGGACCGGCTCGCCACCCAGGCGTTCCAGCAGGCGCAGGGGTGGACCGGTGCCGATGCGGACGGGGTGCCGGGGCCGGACACCTGGAAGCTGCTGGTCACGGGCGCGGGCAAGGACATCCGCCCGACGGTGGGCGCGGGCACCCCGCCGACGCCACCGCCGCCGCCTGCCGTGACACCGACCCCGTCGACCCCGCCCACTCCGTCGACGCCGGCACCGAGCACCAGGCCGGTGAAGCCGGCCCCGGCGTATCCCGGCGGGGCCGCGTTCCGGCCGGGCAGCACCCATCCGGCGATCGAAGCGCTGGGCCGCCGGCTGGCCCACAAGGGCTTCGGCAAGCACTACCGATCCGGCCCCGGCTCCCGCTGGACCGAGGCCGACCGCCGCAACGTCGAGGCCTTCCAGCGCGCCCAGGGCTGGCGCGGGGCCGCGGCCGACGGCTACCCCGGCCCGGAAACCTGGAGACGGCTGTTCGCATGA
- a CDS encoding AI-2E family transporter gives MPPAKPHVPPLLRTAAALAWRLLVVGAAVYAGFAVLGRFHEIGVGLFLGLVATALLRPVADLVTRGGVPRGLAVAVTLLGGIALVLAVLALVGEAVAGQTTTLTREFREGLDSIEEWLERPPFRLNPEVLTDVQSRIGQYLSRHRSTVVSTAVSGASHLVHVLAVLALALFTAVFFIHSGHRQWAWFCDQLPGPERSRWDTAGRAAWRTFTGYTHGIVLVAATNAVLVGVALYFLGVPLAVPLALLEFFAAFVPLVGSPVALAVAAVVALAAKGPLVAAIVIGLIVIIGQIEGHLLHPLVMSWAVRLHPLVVAISVLAGATAAGIVGAVVAVPLVSVVWSVRTALRPPPGPPPGKTAGENTQGGSGEPEPP, from the coding sequence GTGCCGCCTGCCAAACCGCATGTCCCGCCCCTGCTCCGTACCGCCGCCGCGCTCGCCTGGCGGCTGCTGGTCGTCGGTGCGGCGGTTTACGCGGGCTTCGCCGTCCTGGGCCGCTTCCACGAGATCGGGGTCGGGCTCTTCCTGGGCCTGGTCGCCACGGCCCTGCTGAGACCGGTCGCCGACCTGGTGACCCGGGGCGGCGTGCCGCGCGGACTCGCGGTCGCCGTCACCCTGCTCGGCGGCATTGCGCTGGTCCTGGCCGTGCTGGCGCTGGTCGGCGAGGCGGTGGCCGGCCAGACCACCACCCTGACCCGGGAGTTCCGGGAGGGCCTGGACAGCATCGAGGAGTGGCTGGAACGGCCGCCGTTCCGGCTGAACCCGGAGGTGCTGACCGACGTCCAGTCGCGGATCGGCCAGTACCTCTCCCGCCACCGCTCGACCGTGGTCAGTACGGCGGTCAGCGGCGCGAGCCACCTGGTGCACGTGCTGGCCGTGCTGGCCCTGGCCCTGTTCACGGCCGTCTTCTTCATCCACTCCGGGCACCGTCAGTGGGCCTGGTTCTGTGATCAGCTGCCCGGCCCGGAACGCAGCCGCTGGGACACGGCGGGCCGGGCGGCCTGGCGCACCTTCACCGGCTACACCCACGGCATCGTGCTGGTGGCCGCCACGAATGCGGTCCTGGTCGGGGTGGCCCTGTACTTCCTCGGCGTACCGCTCGCCGTGCCGCTGGCGCTGCTGGAGTTCTTCGCCGCGTTCGTCCCGCTGGTGGGCTCGCCGGTCGCGCTGGCCGTGGCCGCGGTGGTCGCCCTCGCGGCGAAGGGGCCGCTGGTCGCGGCCATCGTGATCGGGCTGATCGTGATCATCGGGCAGATCGAGGGGCATCTGCTGCACCCGCTGGTGATGAGCTGGGCGGTACGGCTGCACCCGCTGGTGGTGGCGATCTCGGTGCTGGCCGGGGCGACCGCGGCGGGGATCGTCGGAGCGGTGGTGGCGGTGCCGCTGGTCTCCGTGGTCTGGTCGGTCCGCACCGCCCTGCGCCCGCCACCCGGCCCGCCACCTGGGAAAACCGCTGGTGAAAACACTCAGGGCGGTTCCGGTGAACCGGAACCGCCCTGA
- a CDS encoding IclR family transcriptional regulator — translation MALKPEPTAPFHSVQYALRVLETIGRHHSGVTDTQITRETGLPAAHLAPMLLMLRREGYVLQVSDGAYAIGDSLVLLGSGVDRQQALQAKLQETLDRLRDSVGAAVYISRYVDGEVRITQFADSPRTPKVHEWVDFRSAAHASAVGKCLLTQLDVNGRRDHLSRHKIARLTSKTITSERILFSKLDSQPATVPVLDLQEYAVGTVCAAVPITAGASVGCLALSLPVEHAHRLRAAADALNRKAAPLLLSLTL, via the coding sequence GTGGCGCTGAAGCCCGAGCCGACCGCGCCGTTCCACTCGGTGCAGTACGCCCTGCGCGTGCTGGAAACGATCGGACGGCACCACAGTGGCGTGACCGATACGCAGATCACCCGCGAAACGGGCCTGCCGGCCGCCCACCTCGCCCCCATGCTGCTCATGCTGCGCCGCGAGGGCTATGTCCTCCAGGTGTCGGACGGCGCGTACGCGATAGGCGACTCGCTGGTGCTCCTCGGCTCCGGGGTCGACCGCCAGCAGGCGCTGCAGGCCAAGCTGCAGGAGACCCTGGACCGGCTGCGCGACTCCGTCGGCGCGGCCGTCTACATCAGCCGGTATGTGGACGGCGAGGTCCGCATCACCCAGTTCGCGGACAGCCCCCGCACCCCGAAGGTGCACGAGTGGGTCGACTTCCGCTCGGCCGCCCATGCGAGCGCCGTGGGCAAGTGCCTGCTCACCCAGCTCGACGTGAACGGCAGGCGCGACCACCTCTCCCGGCACAAGATCGCCCGGCTCACCTCGAAGACGATCACCAGCGAGCGCATCCTGTTCTCGAAGCTGGACAGCCAGCCGGCCACCGTGCCGGTGCTGGACCTCCAGGAGTACGCGGTGGGCACGGTCTGCGCGGCGGTGCCGATCACTGCGGGCGCCTCGGTGGGCTGCCTCGCCCTGTCCCTGCCCGTGGAACACGCGCACCGGCTGCGGGCCGCGGCGGACGCGCTGAACCGGAAGGCCGCGCCCCTGCTGCTGTCGCTGACTCTCTGA
- a CDS encoding class F sortase produces the protein MTDTEPRSSGGGRLLTVAAWTVLVLGLWLWGREITEFKPVERPGQAGALFGRGLPAAHSPLPAGGPPHRLDVPSMGISAPVIARGLDRNGAIEPPPYGRPGVVGWWSGGTKPGEAGTALLVGHVDTESKPAVFYGLSTAQPGDKVRVTRADASVVEFTIEEVRVYERRAFDAHKAYGPRVPGRAELRLVTCGGTYDKVAKEYTANVVVSAYLTATPRR, from the coding sequence ATGACGGACACCGAGCCGCGGTCCTCCGGCGGGGGCCGGCTGCTGACCGTCGCCGCCTGGACCGTGCTCGTACTGGGCCTGTGGCTGTGGGGCCGCGAGATCACCGAGTTCAAGCCCGTCGAGCGCCCGGGCCAGGCCGGCGCCCTGTTCGGCCGTGGCCTCCCGGCTGCCCACAGCCCGCTGCCGGCCGGCGGGCCGCCGCACAGGCTCGACGTACCGTCCATGGGCATCTCGGCCCCGGTGATTGCCCGGGGCCTGGACCGCAACGGTGCGATCGAGCCGCCGCCGTACGGCCGGCCGGGCGTGGTCGGCTGGTGGTCGGGCGGCACCAAACCGGGCGAGGCGGGCACGGCGCTGCTGGTCGGGCACGTGGACACGGAGTCGAAGCCGGCGGTGTTCTACGGGCTCAGCACGGCCCAGCCGGGTGACAAGGTGCGGGTGACCCGGGCGGACGCCTCGGTCGTGGAGTTCACCATCGAGGAGGTGCGGGTGTACGAGCGCCGCGCCTTCGACGCGCACAAGGCGTACGGGCCGCGGGTGCCGGGGCGGGCCGAGCTGCGGCTGGTGACCTGCGGCGGTACGTACGACAAGGTGGCGAAGGAGTACACGGCGAACGTGGTGGTCTCGGCCTACCTGACGGCGACCCCCCGCCGCTGA
- a CDS encoding HAD-IIA family hydrolase, whose translation MAERKPIESWLTDMDGVLIHEGTPIPGADAFIKRLRESGKPFLVLTNNSIYTPRDLQARLQRMGLDVPVENIWTSALATAKFLDDQRPGGTAYVIGEAGLTTALHDIGYVLTDHEPDYVVLGETRTYSFEAMTKAVRLINAGARFICTNPDETGPSTEGPLPATGAVAALITKATGKQPYFAGKPNPLMMRTGLNAIGAHSETSAMIGDRMDTDVLAGLEAGMQTFLVLTGLTTRADTEKFPYRPTKTVDSIADLVDLV comes from the coding sequence GTGGCAGAGCGCAAGCCGATCGAATCCTGGCTCACCGACATGGACGGGGTCCTCATCCACGAGGGCACTCCGATCCCCGGCGCCGATGCCTTCATCAAGCGGCTGCGCGAGTCCGGCAAGCCGTTCCTGGTGCTGACCAACAACTCGATCTACACCCCGCGCGACCTCCAGGCCCGGCTGCAGCGGATGGGCCTGGACGTTCCGGTCGAGAACATCTGGACCTCCGCCCTGGCCACCGCCAAGTTCCTCGACGACCAGCGCCCGGGCGGCACCGCGTACGTCATCGGCGAGGCGGGGCTCACCACCGCCCTGCACGACATCGGCTACGTGCTCACCGACCACGAACCCGACTACGTGGTCCTCGGCGAGACCCGCACCTACAGCTTCGAGGCGATGACCAAGGCCGTCCGCCTGATCAACGCCGGCGCCCGTTTCATCTGCACCAACCCGGACGAGACCGGCCCGTCCACCGAGGGCCCGCTGCCCGCCACCGGCGCGGTCGCCGCGTTGATCACCAAGGCCACCGGCAAGCAGCCGTACTTCGCGGGCAAGCCGAACCCGCTGATGATGCGTACGGGCCTCAACGCCATCGGCGCGCACTCCGAGACCAGCGCGATGATCGGCGACCGGATGGACACCGACGTACTGGCCGGCCTGGAGGCGGGCATGCAGACCTTCCTGGTGCTGACCGGCCTGACCACGCGCGCGGACACCGAGAAGTTCCCCTACCGCCCGACCAAGACGGTCGACTCCATCGCCGATCTGGTCGATCTCGTCTGA
- a CDS encoding DMT family transporter: MGFVLPVLAALFAACSNALATVLQRRAALTVPQSRGFRPGLVLDLVRRPVWLVGMFAVVAAGVGQAVALATGPLSLVQPLFVLELPLALLIASLFARRHLPRAQWLAVAAVVVGLGVTLVALAPTGNRTDVPLDRWIPTLAAGGGAVVALAAAGLRHPPGRMRAACLGLATALCYALTAALMKSAVHALDGGGPEAFLTAWETYGLVVTGIAALLLFEHAMQGGPLVASQPALTLGDAGTGLVLGVLLYEEHVRTGWWLLPALLGVVLITAGVFTLARSSPPEGVD; this comes from the coding sequence ATGGGCTTCGTGCTGCCGGTCCTCGCCGCGCTGTTCGCCGCGTGCAGCAATGCGCTGGCCACGGTGCTCCAGCGGCGGGCCGCCCTCACGGTGCCGCAGAGCCGCGGGTTCCGGCCGGGGCTCGTCCTGGACCTGGTGCGCCGCCCGGTGTGGCTGGTGGGGATGTTCGCGGTGGTGGCGGCCGGGGTGGGCCAGGCGGTGGCCCTGGCGACCGGCCCGCTGTCCCTCGTACAGCCGCTGTTCGTGCTGGAGCTGCCGCTGGCGTTGCTGATCGCCTCCCTGTTCGCGCGGCGGCACCTGCCCCGTGCCCAGTGGCTGGCGGTGGCCGCCGTGGTGGTCGGGCTGGGGGTGACGCTGGTGGCGCTGGCGCCCACCGGGAACCGGACCGACGTACCGCTGGACCGGTGGATCCCCACGCTGGCCGCGGGCGGCGGTGCCGTGGTGGCGCTGGCCGCGGCCGGGCTGCGGCACCCGCCGGGCCGGATGCGGGCGGCCTGTCTGGGCCTGGCCACCGCCCTCTGCTACGCGCTGACGGCCGCACTGATGAAGTCGGCGGTGCACGCCCTCGACGGGGGCGGACCGGAGGCGTTCCTGACCGCCTGGGAGACGTACGGCCTGGTCGTGACGGGCATCGCGGCGCTGCTGCTGTTCGAGCACGCCATGCAGGGCGGCCCGCTGGTCGCGTCCCAGCCGGCGCTGACGCTGGGCGACGCCGGGACCGGCCTGGTGCTGGGGGTGCTGTTGTACGAGGAGCACGTCCGGACGGGGTGGTGGCTGCTCCCGGCCCTGCTGGGGGTGGTGCTGATCACGGCAGGGGTATTCACGCTGGCGCGCAGTTCCCCGCCGGAGGGGGTGGACTGA
- a CDS encoding alkaline phosphatase family protein, producing MPPVLPGRRARRAAALAAPAAAALIAATLAAAPAGAAPAPAQEAAGTDKVLVIGLDGVVLDRVKVANAPHLNGLMAQGLTAKSTLYANPMGATSSGPGWSTIATGVWPDKHGVRDNSFTGKNYTAFPDFLTRIENANPALNTYAAADWEPITSTDQNGPIFSPKVDKRLSLKGDRDGYRNEDPKIASAAATELRTANPDAAFVYLGEVDAAGHSNGAASQQYLDSIARVDALVGQLLTAVQQRPTYPQENWKILVTTDHGHTSGGGHGGSSIAERGTFVLAKGPGIPAGSVREDVRLTDVAAIALQQVGVSTAGLDGVPLNAPDSDPFDTLRPSLQARVDETGIPAGTKGFTRTPPAGWSVDNSKMGAGGVTEWAGWSFATDEFWTQAQRDQWRELNVRSRDVFAVADSDEWDDKSHTGTFDSTLITPKWAVTGGSTGSTATLRYQTHYRHEAGQTAQVLVSYNGGAATVVKNHTADAIAKSEAVTLQVPAGATDVQIRFRYTGNNNWYWAVDNVTLG from the coding sequence GTGCCCCCTGTCCTGCCCGGACGCCGTGCCCGCCGTGCCGCGGCCCTCGCCGCCCCGGCCGCCGCCGCACTCATCGCCGCCACCCTCGCCGCCGCCCCCGCCGGCGCCGCTCCCGCCCCCGCCCAGGAGGCCGCCGGCACCGACAAGGTGCTCGTCATCGGCCTCGACGGAGTCGTCCTCGACCGCGTCAAGGTGGCGAACGCCCCGCACCTCAACGGCCTGATGGCCCAGGGCCTCACCGCCAAGAGCACCCTCTACGCCAACCCCATGGGCGCCACGTCCTCCGGCCCCGGCTGGTCCACGATCGCCACCGGCGTCTGGCCCGACAAGCACGGGGTGAGGGACAACTCCTTCACCGGCAAGAACTACACCGCCTTCCCGGACTTCCTGACCCGCATCGAGAACGCCAACCCGGCGCTCAACACCTACGCGGCTGCCGACTGGGAGCCGATCACCTCCACCGACCAGAACGGACCGATCTTCTCCCCGAAGGTCGACAAGCGGCTCTCCCTCAAGGGCGACCGCGACGGCTACCGCAACGAGGACCCGAAGATCGCCTCGGCCGCCGCCACCGAGCTGCGTACCGCCAACCCCGACGCCGCCTTCGTCTACCTCGGGGAGGTCGACGCCGCCGGCCACTCCAACGGCGCCGCCAGCCAGCAGTACCTCGACTCCATCGCCCGCGTGGACGCCCTCGTCGGCCAGCTCCTCACCGCCGTCCAGCAGCGCCCGACGTACCCGCAGGAGAACTGGAAGATCCTGGTCACCACCGACCACGGCCACACCTCCGGCGGCGGCCACGGCGGCTCCTCCATCGCCGAACGCGGCACCTTCGTCCTCGCCAAGGGCCCCGGCATCCCCGCCGGTTCGGTCCGTGAGGACGTCCGCCTGACCGACGTCGCCGCGATCGCGCTCCAGCAGGTCGGCGTCTCCACCGCCGGGCTGGACGGCGTACCGCTGAACGCCCCGGACAGCGACCCCTTCGACACCCTGCGCCCGAGCCTCCAGGCCCGGGTGGACGAAACCGGAATCCCGGCCGGTACCAAGGGCTTCACCCGTACCCCGCCGGCCGGCTGGTCGGTCGACAACTCGAAGATGGGCGCCGGCGGGGTCACCGAGTGGGCGGGCTGGTCCTTCGCCACCGACGAGTTCTGGACCCAGGCGCAGCGCGACCAGTGGCGTGAGCTGAACGTCCGTTCCCGTGACGTGTTCGCCGTCGCCGACTCCGACGAGTGGGACGACAAGTCCCACACCGGCACCTTCGACTCCACCCTGATCACCCCCAAGTGGGCGGTCACCGGCGGCAGCACGGGTTCCACGGCGACGCTGCGCTACCAGACCCACTACCGCCACGAGGCCGGCCAGACCGCACAGGTCCTGGTCTCCTACAACGGCGGCGCCGCAACCGTGGTGAAGAACCACACGGCCGACGCGATCGCCAAGTCCGAGGCCGTCACCCTCCAGGTCCCGGCCGGCGCCACCGACGTACAGATCCGCTTCCGCTACACCGGCAACAACAACTGGTACTGGGCCGTCGACAACGTGACCCTCGGCTAG
- a CDS encoding lytic polysaccharide monooxygenase — translation MRNTRTARRAGAAALGLGLIAGASLLIAPNASGHGYTDSPISRQKLCANKTVPDCGAIQWEPQSVEGLKGFPAAGPADGRICSAGLTQFAELDNPRGGAWPTTRLTSGQNHTFRWQFTANHSTTDFKYYVTKNGWDPTKPLTRASLESQPFLTVAYNGARPPMTFTHQGQLPSGKSGRHLILAVWTINDTANAFYACSDVQF, via the coding sequence ATGCGTAACACCCGTACCGCCAGACGGGCCGGCGCCGCCGCGCTCGGCCTCGGCCTCATAGCCGGGGCCTCCCTCCTCATCGCCCCCAACGCCTCCGGCCACGGCTACACCGACAGCCCCATCAGCCGCCAGAAGCTCTGCGCCAACAAGACCGTCCCCGACTGCGGCGCCATCCAGTGGGAGCCGCAGAGCGTCGAGGGGCTCAAGGGCTTCCCGGCGGCCGGCCCGGCGGACGGCAGGATCTGTTCCGCCGGTCTGACCCAGTTCGCCGAGCTGGACAACCCGCGCGGCGGCGCCTGGCCCACCACCCGGCTCACCAGCGGCCAGAACCACACCTTCCGGTGGCAGTTCACCGCCAACCACTCCACCACCGACTTCAAGTACTACGTCACCAAGAACGGCTGGGACCCCACCAAGCCCCTCACCCGCGCCTCGCTCGAATCCCAGCCCTTCCTGACCGTGGCCTACAACGGCGCCCGCCCGCCCATGACCTTCACCCACCAGGGCCAGCTGCCCAGCGGTAAATCGGGCCGGCATCTGATCCTCGCCGTCTGGACCATCAACGACACCGCGAACGCCTTCTACGCCTGCTCCGACGTTCAGTTCTGA
- a CDS encoding AMP-binding protein yields the protein MRTRAGTVQTAGTVAELIARQWGDHRPGLRYGTTVLSHHRAARESAARAALLADLLPKGAEPHLGLLLDNTPEFPFWLGAAALAGAAAAGINPTRRGPELARDILHTDCRILVTERAHLPLLRGLDLPGVRILVTDGEEYADLLAPYADAEPGEATVRGRAPAPGDRLLLYFTSGSTGAPKAAVCSQGRLAAAGSSLARHFSVTPDDVHYICMPMFHGNAVIADWLPALAAGAGVALRRRFSASEFLDDVRAHGATYFTYVGRAVQYLLATPPRPDDRDNPLRLGFGTEAGAVDAARFAERFGVRLVEGYGATEGGASLQRSPQTPPAALGRAAPGEDLAVVDPDTGAECPPARLDGAGRLLNGEQAIGELVNRGRSLFEGYWRNPEAEAARTRDGWYWTGDLFFRDPEGFLYFAGRTDDRLRVDSENLAAAMIENILARWPDATAAAVYAVPDEAAGDQVMAALALRPGAVFDPAGFAAFLAAQPDLGTKMAPRYVRIVPAMPVTATNKVHRAALRRAGFGCAPDPVWHRPPGAPGYTRLDAPALDALLAAYAEHGRTGLLDQGGPHLSPPPPAGNCAPA from the coding sequence ATGCGGACACGGGCAGGGACGGTACAGACGGCAGGGACCGTAGCGGAGCTCATCGCACGGCAGTGGGGCGATCACCGGCCCGGGCTGAGGTACGGGACCACCGTCCTCAGCCACCACCGGGCCGCCCGGGAATCCGCCGCGCGCGCCGCGCTCCTCGCCGACCTGCTCCCGAAGGGCGCGGAACCGCACCTCGGACTGCTCCTCGACAACACCCCCGAGTTCCCCTTCTGGCTCGGCGCGGCGGCCCTCGCCGGGGCCGCCGCGGCCGGGATCAACCCCACCCGCCGCGGCCCCGAGCTGGCCCGCGACATCCTGCACACCGACTGCCGGATCCTCGTCACCGAACGCGCCCACCTGCCCCTGCTCCGCGGCCTCGACCTGCCCGGCGTACGCATCCTGGTGACGGACGGCGAGGAGTACGCCGACCTCCTCGCCCCGTACGCGGACGCCGAACCGGGCGAGGCGACGGTCCGCGGCCGGGCCCCGGCCCCCGGGGACCGGCTGCTGCTCTACTTCACCTCCGGGTCCACCGGCGCGCCCAAGGCCGCGGTCTGCTCCCAGGGCCGGCTCGCCGCCGCCGGCAGCTCCCTGGCCCGGCACTTCTCCGTCACCCCCGACGACGTCCACTACATCTGCATGCCGATGTTCCACGGCAACGCGGTGATCGCGGACTGGCTGCCCGCGCTGGCCGCCGGGGCCGGCGTGGCGCTCCGCCGCCGCTTCTCGGCCTCCGAGTTCCTGGACGACGTACGCGCCCACGGGGCCACCTACTTCACCTACGTCGGGCGGGCCGTGCAGTACCTGCTCGCCACCCCGCCCCGCCCGGACGACCGGGACAACCCGCTCCGGCTCGGCTTCGGCACCGAGGCGGGTGCGGTGGACGCTGCCCGGTTCGCCGAGCGGTTCGGGGTACGGCTGGTGGAGGGCTACGGCGCGACCGAGGGCGGCGCCTCCCTCCAGCGCAGCCCCCAGACCCCGCCGGCCGCGCTCGGCCGGGCCGCCCCCGGCGAGGACCTGGCGGTCGTCGACCCGGACACCGGCGCCGAATGCCCGCCGGCCCGGCTGGACGGGGCCGGCCGGCTCCTCAACGGCGAACAGGCCATCGGTGAACTGGTCAACCGGGGCCGCAGCCTCTTCGAGGGCTACTGGCGCAACCCGGAGGCGGAGGCCGCCCGCACCCGGGACGGCTGGTACTGGACCGGAGACCTCTTCTTCCGCGACCCCGAAGGCTTCCTCTACTTCGCCGGCCGCACCGACGACCGGCTCCGGGTGGACAGCGAGAACCTGGCCGCCGCGATGATCGAGAACATCCTCGCCCGGTGGCCGGACGCGACGGCAGCCGCCGTCTACGCGGTACCCGACGAAGCGGCGGGGGACCAGGTGATGGCCGCACTCGCGCTCCGGCCCGGCGCAGTCTTCGATCCGGCCGGTTTCGCCGCCTTCCTCGCCGCCCAGCCCGACCTCGGCACCAAGATGGCACCCCGCTACGTCCGCATCGTCCCGGCCATGCCCGTCACCGCCACCAACAAGGTCCACCGGGCCGCCCTGCGCCGGGCCGGATTCGGCTGCGCCCCCGACCCGGTCTGGCACCGCCCGCCCGGCGCCCCCGGGTACACCCGGCTCGACGCCCCGGCCCTGGACGCCCTGCTCGCCGCCTACGCGGAGCACGGCCGGACCGGCCTCCTCGACCAGGGCGGCCCGCACCTCAGTCCACCCCCTCCGGCGGGGAACTGCGCGCCAGCGTGA
- a CDS encoding 2-aminoethylphosphonate ABC transporter substrate-binding protein yields MSRNPRLRPATVLAATTVLALAPALTACGGSSTADSKDSTEKVVTVYSADGLKGEKGDGWYDKVFADFTKKTGIQVKYVEGGSGEMVQRAVREKTNTQADVLITLPPFIQQADGKGLLESYVPQGADKVNGRDKAADGRWTSVVNNYFSFIYNKKELPEAPKTWEQLLDPKFKGRLQYSTPGVAGDGTAVVIKSMHDFGGKEPAMEYLKKLQTNNVGPSSSTSKLAPKTDKGEILVANGDVQMNFAQSRSMPNLGIWFPAKEGGRPTTFALPYAAGLVANAPHTENGKKLLDHLLSEEAQKQVSAVGGGFPARSDVKPTDANAVELTKLMTGVEIFEPDWADIDKNLTAYVDAWKSATGS; encoded by the coding sequence ATGTCCCGCAACCCCCGCCTGCGCCCCGCCACCGTCCTCGCCGCCACCACCGTCCTCGCCCTCGCCCCCGCCCTCACCGCCTGCGGCGGCTCCTCCACCGCCGACTCCAAGGACAGCACCGAGAAGGTCGTCACCGTCTACAGCGCCGACGGCCTCAAGGGCGAGAAGGGCGACGGCTGGTACGACAAGGTCTTCGCCGACTTCACCAAGAAGACCGGCATCCAGGTGAAGTACGTCGAGGGCGGCTCCGGCGAGATGGTGCAGCGCGCCGTCCGCGAGAAGACCAACACCCAGGCCGACGTCCTGATCACCCTCCCGCCGTTCATCCAGCAGGCCGACGGCAAGGGCCTGCTGGAGTCGTACGTCCCGCAGGGCGCCGACAAGGTCAACGGCCGCGACAAGGCCGCCGACGGCCGCTGGACCTCGGTGGTGAACAACTACTTCTCGTTCATCTACAACAAGAAGGAGCTCCCGGAGGCCCCCAAGACCTGGGAGCAGCTGCTGGACCCGAAGTTCAAGGGCAGGCTGCAGTACTCCACCCCGGGTGTCGCCGGCGACGGCACGGCCGTGGTCATCAAGTCGATGCACGACTTCGGTGGCAAGGAGCCCGCGATGGAGTACCTGAAGAAGCTCCAGACCAACAACGTCGGCCCGTCCTCCTCCACCAGCAAGCTCGCACCGAAGACCGACAAGGGCGAGATCCTGGTCGCCAACGGCGACGTCCAGATGAACTTCGCCCAGTCCAGGTCCATGCCCAACCTGGGCATCTGGTTCCCGGCGAAGGAAGGCGGCCGTCCCACCACCTTCGCCCTGCCGTACGCAGCCGGCCTGGTCGCGAACGCCCCGCACACCGAGAACGGCAAGAAGCTCCTCGACCACCTGCTCAGCGAGGAGGCCCAGAAGCAGGTCAGCGCGGTCGGCGGCGGCTTCCCGGCCCGCTCCGACGTCAAGCCCACCGACGCCAATGCCGTAGAACTCACCAAGCTCATGACGGGAGTCGAGATCTTCGAGCCGGACTGGGCGGACATCGACAAGAACCTGACGGCGTACGTCGACGCGTGGAAGTCCGCCACCGGCAGCTGA